The Cicer arietinum cultivar CDC Frontier isolate Library 1 chromosome 1, Cicar.CDCFrontier_v2.0, whole genome shotgun sequence genome contains the following window.
CCTTTAAGTACaagaaattgataataataaattaataaaaataaaactacccataaatttataacaatccattattaatttataaaaaatcattaccTTACATAATTCCTATAATTAAAACTCATCACCAATGGAATTCTACAATAAACTCTAGTAATAGGTGTTGATCAATATTATTAACACTCCTCCTTGGATCAATGATCAATAGCTATTGACACTAAGTTTCTCTCTTGTGTTCTCAAACTTTCCTTTGTAAAGATGTTTGCCAAATTGGTCTTTTTTCCTGCAATATTGTAACAAAATTTCTCCCTCCTTTTGGACTTCTTTAAGAAAATAGATCTTAATATTGAATAGCTTAGTCTTCCCATGAAATATTGGATTATTAGTTATTGCAATAGCTGTTTGATTATCCACAAACACCTTTTCTGATTATGCTTGAGTTATCTGCAGACCAACAAGAATTTTCCTTAGCAGCAAAGTTTGATTAACAGTTACAATTGCAACTATGAATTATGCTTTAGTAGTTGAGTGTGCCACAATATCTTATTTCTTTGAAGACCAAGAAAACACTCCCGAATTGATTTTCATATCATCCAGTGATCCTTCCCAATCACTGTCAGAACATccatgaaaatgaaattttttattatacttgAACCATACTCCATAGCCAAAAGTTCCTTTGGTGTATCTAAGCACACATTTAGCAGCTAAAGATGCACATCTTTTGCACAATGTAAGAACCTAGAGAGAACACTTACAACATGCAAAATATCATGTCTTGTTGCTTTAAGGTACATGAGGCAAACAATAAGACTTCAAAAATCAGCCTCATTAACCTATTCTACGCTATCTTCCTTGTACAGCTTCAGTTTTAAAAACATTGGAGTACCCATATGTTGACAATTCTCCATTTGAAACTTCTGCACAATCTCATTTGCATATTTCTTCTGATCAATGAAGATTCCCTTTTCATTTTCTTAACTTCCATTCCAAGAAATAAAGACATTTCTCCACAGTCGGTCATTTCAAAGACATTAAACATATTTTGCTTCAACTCCTCAACAAACACAATGTTTCTTCCTGCAACAAAAAGATCATCCACATACaaagaaacaattaaaatatcataattcaaGTACTTCACATAAAGATTTAATTCACTTAGACTTTTTGTCAAGCCAATACTCAACAAATACTCATCAGTCATGCTATACTGGCCCTTGAAGCTTTCTTCAAACCGTACTAGACCTTTTTCAGCAAATAGACCTTACTTCTTGCCCTTTAACTACAAATCCCTAAGATTGCTCAACAAATATCTCCTCCTGCAAATAGCCATTGAGAAAAGCAGATTTCACATTTAGTTGAAACACCTTACAACCCTTTTGTGCTTCCAAAGCAAGGGCCAATCTAATTTTATCAAACTCAAGTATTggagaattttttttagaaaaatcaaCTCCAAATATATGAGCATAACCCTTCACTACAAGTCTTTCCATGTGCTTTATAATAGAGCCATTTGCATTGAGTTTAATTCTAAACACCTATTTAACACCAATAACATTTTGTGTTGGGGTCTAGAAATCAATTCCCAAGTTTTGTTCTTCTCGATCATGTTAAGTTCCTACTTCATTGCAGTTATCCACTTTGGTTCTTTTTCTGCTTCTATCAAATTTTCAGGCTCTAAAATAGAAACATTGCATTTTTCATATATATCATAAAGTAACCTAGTTCCTTTAATAGGtggatcatcaaaattttcattttgttttattaaagatatatcacaaaattgatttttctcCCAACTCCATTGTTTATCTTCAACAAAATGAACATCTCTGCTTATTAGAATTTTACCAGTTGGTGGTTAAAGGACTTTATAAGGTTTTGAAGTTGTGCTATAGGAAATAAAGATTCCTACCTTagtttttttatctaatttatCTCTTTTCACCTTTGGAACATAGGTATACAAAATACATCCAAAAACTTTGAGATTTTGACAAAAGGTTTATGGTCATATCATGCTTCAAAAGGAGTTTTTCCTTGTATAACCTTTGTAGGAAGCCTATTTAGTAGGAAAACAACTGTATTATCAGCTTCAGTCCATTATTTCTTTGGAAAACCTTTCTCATATATCATGCATCCATCTATATCCATTATtgttctattctttctctcaaccacaccattttgttgtggagaaTAAGGAGTAGTAAGTTGGTGCTCAATTCTAGCCTCGTCGTAGAAATAATTGGATTAATATGAGATATACTTTTTTTTCCCAAGCCTTATAACTTGAATTTTACAATCACAATGATTTTCAATCCAAGCCTTAAACCTCAAAAATACTCCTACAACTTCATATTTAAATCTCAAGAAATAAATCCAACACATTCTAGTATAATCATCAATAAAGGAAATGTAATATCGACTTCCCTTTAAAGATAATAGAGGTTGCGGTCCTCCAAAGGATTGTAGGAATCAATTGCAATTTATGTGATGCTCTCCAATTTGATTGAGGAAATGGAAGTCTAGATTGCTTTAATATTGACATGCACTGCAACTACTCATATGATCTTCTAACAATGGCAAGCCTTCTACAATGTTATGTTTTTTCACATATAATATTGTAACATAGTTGAAATGTCCCAACTTTTTGTGCCAAGCTCAGTAGCATTAATTGGGATTGACACAATAGCCTGCACCTCCTCTATGGGATCTAGAAAAGCTTTTTCCCTTCATTTTGACCTTAAACAAATCATCTTCTTTTGCATCTTTCATTAAACATATTTTgtcttcaaacaaaactttGTAGCATTTTTCAAGTAAACTGAAATGCactatttattgttaattttgacttttgaaataGTTGTTTTGTTAGACTCCTGAACAATTCTTCGTCAGAGGTCATTGATGTGTACATTCACTATCAATAGATAAACATTTTATGCTATTTTCCATGCTGATTGCATTTATAGTAGTGCATATCAACATAGATTCCTTGAGCATGGACAGTAGCAAATAGATAAGATTTTGCctcaattttttatgttttatctcaTTATTTATGATTTGTGCAAGCTTTGGATTTTCTGATAATGGATCAATCACATAATCATTATCAACAGCCTCCCAAAGATCATTAGCATTAAGATAAGCCTCCATTTTGGTTGCCCATATGTGATAATTCTCaccttaaaaaattgaaaatttatggcTGATATCAGATTGCATTTTCAACTCTCGGGTAAGTGTTTGGCTATTGTTTCTAACTAcctttaaatacaaaaaattaatagtaaaaaattaataaaaataaaactacccATAAACTTGTAACAACCAATTATTAATTTGTAACAATCTATTACCACCCATAATTCTTATGATTAAAACACAACCATAGAAATTCTACAATAAACTCTAATAATAGGTGTTGATCAATATTATTAACAAcaatattgtaaaatatattaattaagaatCTAAATTGAAAATTCGAGAATGGATATCTTCAAGTCTGCAGTCAAGTTTGAAAGTGTGTTTCTACAGCTACTGACAATACTAATTGTTGTATGGAAAGTGGTTGTTAAGTGTGAAATTTCTTTATTAAAGCAGCTTGTAATTTAGGTCATCAAGGTTGATAGTGAGTTGCGACTATTAAAATGAtgctaaatttataacttcCCAATTGGTAGTTATATATACAATAGATGCAATATGCCCATAAGCTTGGAACATGGGTTCTTATGGATAGATCAACTACCAAGAATGTTGTTGGTGTTAAATGGATCTAAACTGAAAGGTGGTGGTAGAAAGCATGAATGGTAGTCAAATCATTTActcaacaatttgaaaaatgtgTGACTAGTTGGAGTTGAAATAAGCAAGAAACTAGATATAACCCGCTGACGTTGCGcggtaaaatttaatatattagtaaatataaaataataatgatataaataatgttaattttattttacagtaAATTATACTGaagtgtttattttttaaaggtaaatatatttttgaataattatatataagttaggtttgctttagtacaaaagatatatttttgaataattatatataagttaggtttgctttagtacaaaagaaaaagtaaatcATTGGTGACTTATACAATTGatgtaaaatatattgaaatataaGACTATTTATAAGGTTTTATAACTTTAGATATGTAATTCttgtctttaatattttttaaatgtggaattggtttattcaaatttttttatttcattgtatttcttctaataatatatttattaaatagttatgcatttctttattattaaagttatacatttagctataatatttcttcattttatattatttatattagttctgaaacattagatttataaatttatgtactttcacgttttcaattttttattttcatcgtGAATCTGTTAATCTCACTTTCGATCTAAGCATGtactaaataatattttgtgtcTTGCGATATTATAACATTCATTCGTGAGTGATAAtttgttaaattcaaaatattgaaacaattcaTTCGAGTGTGCCttggaatttttaaataattatttgacacggtcaagaaacttcaagagtcgttgaaaaaaattataggcaagaaaagtttgtgaatgtttaagacatagaaAATTTTGAGTGAATAATGAAATAGTTAGAAGTTATTCatttccaaatatttaatattattttttttttcgattatGATTTGggttttttaattataagaagaaaaaatgacaTGGGAGACACATCCAACATAgggaaaaaaaactcatttcttatgcaataatattgatatatgatattgaacaataattgacaattaaaaaataatattattgaaatatatgtGAACTAAGAGTGTGTCACACAAATAGTTGTAGCTTGGTTGCATTTCATAATGTCGTTATCATTgcttaaattgaaaatttacgAGAGTGGTTGAAAAATAGAAGATAAATCTTGATGTGTGTATCGAGTCGAACTTGCATTGTAATGATTTGAAAATATTGGATGGTATGTATTTTTTTGTATGAGTTATTGAAAGGAAATTTTTTTGTATGGTTTGTGTGagtaattagagtttttaagtGTATTGGTAAGTCATTGAgataaattaaagttgaaattatataatgtatgaaataattgtagGGCAAGTGAAAAGGTTTGCGTTACATATTatagaaacaaaatagaatgGAAGTAGAAGATGAAAACAATAGTGTATTTTGAAAAGTGGCACATCAGATTTGTTGTGAATTGGTAAATATTGGAGGATGCGGCATAAATGAAGATGAGTTATTACAAATagaatttgagattttgttttaatatattataatagattttcGCACAATCAAAAGCAGAGGCAGAATATATTTATTGCTTAAATGTTGTAAATCAAGCTATGTGGATTACAAGATTAATGGTGTTGTAAATCAAGCTATGTGGATTACAAGATTAATGGTGTTGTAAATCAAGCTATGTGGATTACAAGATTAATGGCTCACTTAATGATGTTGATTCAAGAGGAGCCTGCAATTATTATTTCGTTGTTGTTCAAAAATGCTCTATAACATTTTAGTAATATTAGTTTGACTTTGGTTATAGGTCTGCCATTGATTTGCTTTATTACACTTGTCATTGATTTGCTTTATTACACTTGTTTTGGTTAATAGCAATGATGTAAACAATATGACAAATAGGGATGGAAACAGGTTAGGCCATCCGTTAGGGGCCTATGGCCTTATCTACTTATATGGTCTGGTTTGGcttggcctatttaataaaaatgttagacTCAGGcaatttttaaagtctatttatttaaataagtcagactcaagcttataaaaaagtctattaagCCTGACATGCCggactatatatattttattatttattaatgttattttttattattatattaataatattattttctattttaaattctatcaattaggcaatcactcagtagtcattccatatttggtagttgtttcatatttggtagtcgttccatattcggtggTCATtaaattagtcaatcactcagtagtcgttccatatttgattgagaggtaataatgagtgcgttagtttcagaaaaaaatctatcatttgaaacaaaaaattatgttttaggatttaaaggatgtttgtttcagattttttttaaattattgttagaaaaattattttttgtttaatatatataaatatgtacattgatattggtatgtggagagcatcgtgtggtatgagtagagcatttttaatatgaataaggcttttaaataggctttcaggccaggccagacttttaaaaaggtcaggtcaggccgaaaaaaaacctatgataggcGGTAGGTCAGGCTTAGGTCTAAAAAGTTAatcgtaggtcaggctcaggcctttcaaagtctggcctattcccacccctaatgaCAAGGCAATACAATTGATCCTACTGATCATCATGATGCCGAGTATTTCTCAAAACTTTACCTTCTTTAGGTTTTCTAGTTCTATTTGTTAGAACCAAGTtagttttatacttagagttttgatgttaacaaaaatattttataagaataatatatttgacttcacagagtatgaaagaagattcgtgtgtttgaaaacaatataaaaacttTGTGACGTCACCTTCTACATCAAGTTGTAGTTGATCTAGAACTTCAAGCATTGTCGTTAGATCGAGGGAAGGAGTGGCCTTTCAGCTAACCAGTTGGATGGTTTGAGGTAAAGGTTCAATCGTCACGCCTGTTGTTTTGGTGATGGTCTTCTTGGAGGCCCTGGGTCAAACTCAAGAGTTCTGAAGGGTAATGGTGGGATGTGGATATAGAATTTCCACAAACGGCACCACTATTCAATACCAGAGTCACTGAATATCGGAGCTTGACCTGAATAAATGTATCTTTGAGAGGTGGTAAAGTAGAGTTCCTCCGTCAACTTCTTGTATAACGAGGGGGTGTACCTACACACACTCCAACGATCGAGTAAGAATTTGTCAGAGTATGGTAGGAATTTAAGTCAAAATTTGTGTGTACCTTTGTGACCAAATATATTCAGTTTATATAGAGATTTCCTCTATGGTTGGAGCTTCCCTCAGAATGTTGGACAGGTTTCCTTTTGCTATGTAATAGATGGATGCTATCTAGTGGTTGTAGTCGTGGTAGAGTTTCCAACCAATGGTAGTGATCGGGAGTCCAAGTAATCTAGGATAGGCCATCATATTGGATTCCATTTGGTTGAGCGTTTTGCCCTAAATTAGAGAAGGTTCAGTGGTGTCAGGTATTAAGTTCGGGTCAACTCGATATCTGGCCTGACTTAGGTGGATGTGAGTCCGGCCCAGAACAATAATAAAAGAAGAACCTAGATTCTTAATGCAAAAACCAAGTGTAGAGAGCAATATTAAAAAAGTTGCatcttatttaaatataaaattatgacaTATAATCATTAACCATGCTCATTTTTGGGGAGGGATAAACAACATCGATAACTCATTTCCACTCCCTgtcaaaaaaacaaacaaaactcattTCCACTTCTACTATATATTAGCCTGAAAACAAtcttaaatttcttttataacaTAAGATAGATTTATCCCAATGTTGAAATCAACTCTTTTCATATATGAAAAGCTTCAAAGCTAAGTTAGCATGGTTGCCTCTGTTTGCAAATTTCTTGGCCTTTCTTTTCTTGTTCTTAGTTCAAGGTCAATGAGAAAATAACACTTATTTTGTTCTCTTACATAGTGGACATCACCATTCATCCTGCTCAGGATTTTCCTTGACATATATAGCCCTAGACCTTCCTGTGTACTCCATTGATTCCCGCCGCCTTCAAACATATCGTGTAGAACCGAAGAAGGAAGACCTCTTCCTGAATGAGTCATTCtgcataaaaaatatgataatttcaGCATCTATAGTCTACATAATAATCCAACTTGGACGCTTTTTCTTCGAAGTAACAATCAAAACATTTGTAGGCTAAAACTATGACTACTTCTTGCATCTGTAAGAAAAGGTCATGATTCGCTTATAGCATTAACTTTGCATTCTCCAGAGATATTTCAAAGTGACAAAAAAGCCATGATCATCTACTAAAGAAGATTAACATCAACTATtcaaacaaaagaagaaaaaaagaccAATTCTTGTCTTATATTATCTAGCTCAATAACATAGTAGGCTTAAAAATAGCTCAATAGGTCACTTTTGTAACCTCAAATTTGTTGAATAAAGGAAGATGttcataatattataatatgcaCTGTGCATGTAATTAGACCAATGTAAATTTGTATAGTGGATAAATGCAGACAACATAAGGAATAAGAGGGAAGATGCACATGGTTCTAGAATATttgatgaataaataaatactcaAATTGGCCCTTAATAATGTAAGACTGTTCAATCTAGTCTCTCACCACATTATCCATATTTCAAAATGATCTTTGAAATTGCAAAGTTTTGATCAAATTCATCTATCCATTAACATTTGCAGGGATTAAAATGACAATGAGTTAGTAATTTCAGTGGTGAAGTTCAAATAAAGTGAATAAAGTCAATGATGCATTTGATAATAGATCCAGATAGACGGACAAATTTTATTAGCATTTTACAATTTAAGAGGgatcattttggaatattgATAATTTGAGGGACTATGTTTATACAGTTCTACAATTTCAAGAACGAACTTCAATATTTGCTGTATATTTGATAACTGGAAAGCATATATAATGAAAAAAGGATGAACATAACTACATCCAACTCCAAGTCAGAGGGTCAAAATGAAGTTGCAGACGACTTGTCAAAAGGGTCAAAATGGTAAATCCATAAGACATGAAACCAAACATATAAAAACTTCACACATGACAGAAAAGGGAGAAATCAACTTCCTCAAGCCAGAAagtataatatatgataaacaCATCACTAGAAGGGAAAAGTAATAGCAAACAAATTAACCAACTTTGAATGATGTAtggtcaaaaataaattattgatttatctACCTGAACTTTAGATGGATAAACTCATTGCCATCCTGTATTATTTTCAAACCATGTGAAATCTTGATTTCTATCCAGCCATTTGGAGATGGTGTGTGCGTAACTATATTGAGCAAGATGTCAGACAAGACCACCTGAAGTCTAATTTGATCGCCATAAAGTGAAAGCGTTTTGATTTCATCGGGAATTTCATGAAACAACTGTAAGTCCTTTCCTTTTATCAACATCATTACTTGGCTTACAACGGCGTCTAAAATATTTCCTAGAAGAAATTCTTCCATATTTAGCTGCCAAGTGCTGCTAGTTTGAGCATAGAAAGTATAAGTGATAGTGTAAAACATTTTAGGCTGACAGTGTAAAAAAGAAGTTACAACTCAAACAAATAACTGATGCCGGTTAAAAAGAAACAAGAGTCCTTACCCTTCATTAATACTTTCTAAATCTGTATCCTCCATAATTGCCATTATTTGTCTTTCACATGCTTGACTAGTGTCAAGGAATTGTTTCTGGTTTTCGGAGACATCTGTATTTTCCAAAAGCTTGTGCGTGAATCGAATACCATTTAAAGGATTCTTCATCTCATGTAGTATATAAGTTAACTCCTTAGATTTTGAAACGCTTTCTCTTTCTTTAGACCTGTGTCCTTGAGAGTTTTGATTCGAATCCGGGGTTACAATCTGCAAGAAACAGAAACAGCCAATTATATCACCAGCTGCATCTGTCCTTTTGTTTGTTGTTATATAAGTCTCTATAAACTCtccatttttatcaaaaaatccAAACGGCAACTTCTCAGAATCTTGACCACTTATTCCGCGATAcactaaaatcataaaattagtTAGTGATTCTTGACCTTTCAACCGACATAAACTTCCGAAGATTTCTCCTGGAAGCATTTTTCCTATGATCTCATCTCTTTTCCATCCGGTTAGCCTTTCCATTGCTGCATTCCATTCAGAGCAGCATGCATTCTCATCAGAAGCAAATATAGGTGGAATTAGCGGATTAAGACTCTGCATAATCGCTTTGTAATCACCTTCCATCTTGATGAATTTATCCAGTACCACTTTCTCTAATGTGATGTCTTGACCTACAAAGCATACTCCAACAACAGCATTTGTGTAGTCCCTACTTGTGCAGGAACTCGCCATGAGATATACAACTTCCTTTTCTTGATGAACTCCAAAGTGCTTTATTTTCAACTCAACATTTTTTTCATCTTGGCCTGAAAAAAAGCATCCATAATCAATACATGTGCTATATTATGTACTGAAATTTTCTTCAAGAACAGAAATATTAAAACTAAAGTCATAATCTAGAAAAACTTGAGATATTTATTTGCAACAGgcttataaaatcaaattctaATAGATGGCAACACTAGTAGTAGCTTCTAACAAACTAGTAcataacaatttgttcaaacAATGAATTGTGAATAACATTAGATCAAGTTAATAACGTTTAAAATTCCAGATTTACTATTATCTTTTGTACAAGAGCTGGTTTACCTCGCAAAGCTCTACTCAGAATATTTGTCAGAGTTTCGCGTGAGTCATCATGTACTACTTCATTTGCTAGGGATTTTCCCATAGCTTGATTGGCATGTAGACCTGTCAATTCAGCAATTTTTACATTCCATCCATTGATCATGCCATCTGAATCAACCCCAAAAATTGGGACTGTCGCTGTCTCAATTAATCTTACCATTTCAACGGCTACTGAACTTAGTTCATGCATCCCTCCCATTGGACTGTCACTTTTCTCAGTATCAAGCATCTTTCCCATTGGACTGTcacttttgttaaaataatttagaatcTTCGGACTGGTGTTGTCTGTGTCTTGGAACGAATCTCGCATGATTAGTTGCAACGAGTGAATCGCGTTGATTTCAGATACTTCCCAAGGAGAACTTTTGCTTTTAACTACTTCGAGAAAAGCCTTAAACGACATTCTCGGGTTCATTTTTCCTCCATCATCCTTATCCTCCGGATGATGTTTCGCTCCTCCCCACTTCATTTCGTTAGCAGTATGAGATCTGAACCATAACAAGATATGTCTCGAATTGATTCTCGCCGTAGCCATGCCACAAACTGCATCCCCAAGTAAAGTAGCACCCGGATAACCTGCATCAGCCAAACTATCTGTTGTCAAACCTGTCGAGTCACCGTGATTACTAAGCAGCCATTCCACAATATCTTTCACCTGTGATTCAGTTGGAGTTGTGCCTAACAACCAACACTTTCCATCATAATACAATGCAGCCCCATCACACTTCACAAGATCCATGATACTCGGGGATTGAGTCACAATGCCGAACGGTGCATCGCGTAGAAGCATATCACACAACATAGTTTGTGTTTTAAGAACTTTCTTCTCTGCCATCTGTGAGGCCAATTGAATCTCCATGAAAAGCTGCAGCCCAAAAGCCTGCATTAAGAACTCACAAGCATATCGAACCGGGAAAGGCACATGGCGCGGCGAAGTGTGATGACAAACTAGCAAACCCCAAAGCCTCGTCGAATCATTTCCATTAACAGCAATCGCCATCACAAGAGAAGCGATTGAACCCATATTAGCCATGTACTCTTTGTGACACTCATGTGGTGACCTAAGTGTCGATTTAACCAAACAAAGAGGTTGCTTTAACTCATGACTCTGAATGACCTTAACCGAATTAGCATAACAATCGAAAATCAACCTGACCCGATTCTGCTTGAACAAAAATCGAGCAGCTTGAGGAACATCTGTAGCCGGATAATGCAAACCCAAATAAGGTTCTAAATCAGACCTCCTAATCTCAGACACAACCTCACCATGATCATCCTCATGAAACTTATAAATCATAACCCTATCATAACCAGTAAGTTTCTGAACTTCCTCAACAATAGTATCACACAACAAACCAATGTCTTCACCAGGACATGATTGAAGCCT
Protein-coding sequences here:
- the LOC101494841 gene encoding phytochrome E isoform X1 gives rise to the protein MSFGSKEKLKATSLTASVESKMKTINNNDNNKLAQYTADAEILAEFEQSGVSGKSFDYSKQLLDPPRLVSEEKITAYLSKLQRGGLIQPFGCMVVIEEPSFRIIGYSENCFQLLGLNIEIGSEQFLGLLDVDATTLFTPSSGASLIKAVSSREISLLNPIWVHARTTQKPFYAILHRIDVGVVIDLEPARSSGPALSLAGSVQSQKLAVRAISRLQSCPGEDIGLLCDTIVEEVQKLTGYDRVMIYKFHEDDHGEVVSEIRRSDLEPYLGLHYPATDVPQAARFLFKQNRVRLIFDCYANSVKVIQSHELKQPLCLVKSTLRSPHECHKEYMANMGSIASLVMAIAVNGNDSTRLWGLLVCHHTSPRHVPFPVRYACEFLMQAFGLQLFMEIQLASQMAEKKVLKTQTMLCDMLLRDAPFGIVTQSPSIMDLVKCDGAALYYDGKCWLLGTTPTESQVKDIVEWLLSNHGDSTGLTTDSLADAGYPGATLLGDAVCGMATARINSRHILLWFRSHTANEMKWGGAKHHPEDKDDGGKMNPRMSFKAFLEVVKSKSSPWEVSEINAIHSLQLIMRDSFQDTDNTSPKILNYFNKSDSPMGKMLDTEKSDSPMGGMHELSSVAVEMVRLIETATVPIFGVDSDGMINGWNVKIAELTGLHANQAMGKSLANEVVHDDSRETLTNILSRALRGQDEKNVELKIKHFGVHQEKEVVYLMASSCTSRDYTNAVVGVCFVGQDITLEKVVLDKFIKMEGDYKAIMQSLNPLIPPIFASDENACCSEWNAAMERLTGWKRDEIIGKMLPGEIFGSLCRLKGQESLTNFMILVYRGISGQDSEKLPFGFFDKNGEFIETYITTNKRTDAAGDIIGCFCFLQIVTPDSNQNSQGHRSKERESVSKSKELTYILHEMKNPLNGIRFTHKLLENTDVSENQKQFLDTSQACERQIMAIMEDTDLESINEGSTWQLNMEEFLLGNILDAVVSQVMMLIKGKDLQLFHEIPDEIKTLSLYGDQIRLQVVLSDILLNIVTHTPSPNGWIEIKISHGLKIIQDGNEFIHLKFRMTHSGRGLPSSVLHDMFEGGGNQWSTQEGLGLYMSRKILSRMNGDVHYVREQNKCYFLIDLELRTRKERPRNLQTEATMLT
- the LOC101494841 gene encoding phytochrome E isoform X2; the protein is MSFGSKEKLKATSLTASVESKMKTINNNDNNKLAQYTADAEILAEFEQSGVSGKSFDYSKQLLDPPRLVSEEKITAYLSKLQRGGLIQPFGCMVVIEEPSFRIIGYSENCFQLLGLNIEIGSEQFLGLLDVDATTLFTPSSGASLIKAVSSREISLLNPIWVHARTTQKPFYAILHRIDVGVVIDLEPARSSGPALSLAGSVQSQKLAVRAISRLQSCPGEDIGLLCDTIVEEVQKLTGYDRVMIYKFHEDDHGEVVSEIRRSDLEPYLGLHYPATDVPQAARFLFKQNRVRLIFDCYANSVKVIQSHELKQPLCLVKSTLRSPHECHKEYMANMGSIASLVMAIAVNGNDSTRLWGLLVCHHTSPRHVPFPVRYACEFLMQAFGLQLFMEIQLASQMAEKKVLKTQTMLCDMLLRDAPFGIVTQSPSIMDLVKCDGAALYYDGKCWLLGTTPTESQVKDIVEWLLSNHGDSTGLTTDSLADAGYPGATLLGDAVCGMATARINSRHILLWFRSHTANEMKWGGAKHHPEDKDDGGKMNPRMSFKAFLEVVKSKSSPWEVSEINAIHSLQLIMRDSFQDTDNTSPKILNYFNKSDSPMGKMLDTEKSDSPMGGMHELSSVAVEMVRLIETATVPIFGVDSDGMINGWNVKIAELTGLHANQAMGKSLANEVVHDDSRETLTNILSRALRGQDEKNVELKIKHFGVHQEKEVVYLMASSCTSRDYTNAVVGVCFVGQDITLEKVVLDKFIKMEGDYKAIMQSLNPLIPPIFASDENACCSEWNAAMERLTGWKRDEIIGKMLPGEIFGSLCRLKGQESLTNFMILVYRGISGQDSEKLPFGFFDKNGEFIETYITTNKRTDAAGDIIGCFCFLQIVTPDSNQNSQGHRSKERESVSKSKELTYILHEMKNPLNGIRFTHKLLENTDVSENQKQFLDTSQACERQIMAIMEDTDLESINEGTWQLNMEEFLLGNILDAVVSQVMMLIKGKDLQLFHEIPDEIKTLSLYGDQIRLQVVLSDILLNIVTHTPSPNGWIEIKISHGLKIIQDGNEFIHLKFRMTHSGRGLPSSVLHDMFEGGGNQWSTQEGLGLYMSRKILSRMNGDVHYVREQNKCYFLIDLELRTRKERPRNLQTEATMLT
- the LOC101494841 gene encoding phytochrome E isoform X3 → MSFGSKEKLKATSLTASVESKMKTINNNDNNKLAQYTADAEILAEFEQSGVSGKSFDYSKQLLDPPRLVSEEKITAYLSKLQRGGLIQPFGCMVVIEEPSFRIIGYSENCFQLLGLNIEIGSEQFLGLLDVDATTLFTPSSGASLIKAVSSREISLLNPIWVHARTTQKPFYAILHRIDVGVVIDLEPARSSGPALSLAGSVQSQKLAVRAISRLQSCPGEDIGLLCDTIVEEVQKLTGYDRVMIYKFHEDDHGEVVSEIRRSDLEPYLGLHYPATDVPQAARFLFKQNRVRLIFDCYANSVKVIQSHELKQPLCLVKSTLRSPHECHKEYMANMGSIASLVMAIAVNGNDSTRLWGLLVCHHTSPRHVPFPVRYACEFLMQAFGLQLFMEIQLASQMAEKKVLKTQTMLCDMLLRDAPFGIVTQSPSIMDLVKCDGAALYYDGKCWLLGTTPTESQVKDIVEWLLSNHGDSTGLTTDSLADAGYPGATLLGDAVCGMATARINSRHILLWFRSHTANEMKWGGAKHHPEDKDDGGKMNPRMSFKAFLEVVKSKSSPWEVSEINAIHSLQLIMRDSFQDTDNTSPKILNYFNKSDSPMGKMLDTEKSDSPMGGMHELSSVAVEMVRLIETATVPIFGVDSDGMINGWNVKIAELTGLHANQAMGKSLANEVVHDDSRETLTNILSRALRGQDEKNVELKIKHFGVHQEKEVVYLMASSCTSRDYTNAVVGVCFVGQDITLEKVVLDKFIKMEGDYKAIMQSLNPLIPPIFASDENACCSEWNAAMERLTGWKRDEIIGKMLPGEIFGSLCRLKDCNPGFESKLSRTQV